One segment of Aquimarina sp. BL5 DNA contains the following:
- a CDS encoding RND family transporter: MAKLLTFGFWNTLAGIILRNRAIIFIIIIGITVFFGFQWKNMRFSFSEANLLPDDHEVNIKYQEFLDKFGDEGNLIVMAVNDSSLFTPTKLKAWNDFNDSFKQFSEIDLVISVSDLKTLKKENNPARFELVSFIKDSIYTEKNVAEYQDELFNKLPFYEGLIYSNKSNTIQSAIYLNKDIVNTIVRKKFIEDVLNPKVIEFEEKFGMDVKVSGMPYIRTMNSQNIMDEIQIFILAALLVTSLIFFFFFRSFRATFISMTAVIIGVMWAFGLLGLLEYEITVLTAIIPPLVIVIGIPNCIFLINKYQQEIKKHGNKAKSLQRVITKVGNATLMTNVTTAAGFATFALTESKLLKEFGIVAALNIIALFILCLLVITIIYSYMPQPKERHLKHLGKRWVETLVNWMEHVVKNQRITIYISSIVILIASIIGIYTIKVSGSLLEDMPKSAGFFKDIQFFEDEFDGIMPLEILIDTKRKQGVLKLPTLRRMEQLEELLEETPELSKPISIVNLVKYAKQTYYNGNPKYYQLPTSQERNFILPYAKSFESEAGAMNSYVDSTGQYARITTFMKDVGTEEMERIEANLAPKLEKLFPKDRYEVTFTGKALIFQKGTTYLVWNLIFSLGLAIILIALFMAWMFRSVKMIVISLIPNLLPLLMTAGLMGFLGVPIKPSTILVFSIAFGISVDDTIHFLAKYRQELKSNHWRIRKSVFAALKETGVSMFYTSTVLFFGFSVFMISSFGGTKALGGLVSATLLFAMLANLLLLPSLLLSLERSIANKKTLKEPALKIIASDDDDELTEEEEKQ; this comes from the coding sequence ATGGCAAAGTTATTAACTTTCGGGTTTTGGAATACATTAGCTGGAATTATACTCCGTAATAGAGCAATAATATTCATAATTATTATCGGTATAACCGTTTTTTTTGGCTTTCAGTGGAAAAATATGCGTTTTTCTTTTTCTGAAGCTAATCTTCTTCCTGATGATCACGAAGTAAATATAAAATACCAAGAGTTTCTAGATAAATTTGGAGATGAGGGTAATCTTATTGTAATGGCAGTAAATGATAGCTCTCTTTTTACTCCAACAAAGTTAAAAGCCTGGAATGATTTTAACGATTCATTCAAACAATTTAGTGAGATCGATCTGGTAATTTCTGTTAGTGATTTAAAAACACTGAAAAAAGAAAATAATCCCGCTAGATTCGAACTTGTATCCTTCATAAAAGACAGTATCTATACCGAGAAGAACGTTGCTGAATACCAGGATGAATTGTTTAACAAATTACCCTTTTACGAAGGACTCATCTATAGCAATAAATCCAACACCATACAAAGTGCAATTTATCTTAATAAAGATATTGTAAATACAATTGTAAGAAAAAAGTTTATTGAAGATGTTTTAAACCCTAAAGTTATAGAATTCGAAGAGAAATTCGGTATGGACGTTAAAGTCTCTGGTATGCCATATATCAGAACAATGAATTCTCAGAATATCATGGACGAGATTCAGATATTCATTTTAGCAGCATTACTGGTTACATCATTGATCTTCTTTTTCTTTTTTAGATCATTCAGAGCTACTTTTATATCGATGACTGCAGTAATTATAGGGGTAATGTGGGCGTTTGGATTACTAGGACTTTTAGAATATGAAATTACGGTTCTTACAGCAATAATACCGCCACTAGTAATCGTCATTGGAATTCCGAACTGTATTTTTTTAATCAACAAATATCAGCAGGAAATAAAAAAACACGGTAATAAAGCAAAATCTCTTCAGCGTGTTATTACTAAGGTAGGAAATGCAACATTAATGACTAATGTCACCACTGCTGCAGGTTTTGCTACATTTGCTTTAACCGAAAGTAAGTTACTAAAAGAGTTTGGTATTGTAGCCGCATTAAATATTATAGCACTATTTATTCTTTGTTTACTGGTTATTACAATTATCTACAGTTATATGCCTCAACCCAAAGAAAGGCATCTAAAACATTTAGGGAAAAGATGGGTTGAAACCTTGGTTAACTGGATGGAACACGTTGTTAAAAACCAAAGAATAACCATTTACATCTCCTCTATTGTTATACTGATTGCAAGTATTATTGGAATTTATACAATAAAAGTTTCTGGAAGTTTATTAGAAGACATGCCCAAATCAGCAGGTTTTTTTAAAGACATTCAGTTTTTTGAAGATGAGTTTGATGGTATCATGCCATTAGAAATATTAATAGACACAAAGCGTAAACAAGGAGTTCTGAAACTACCTACGTTGCGGAGAATGGAACAATTAGAAGAACTACTTGAAGAAACACCAGAGCTATCTAAACCTATTTCCATTGTTAACTTAGTAAAATATGCTAAGCAAACGTACTATAATGGAAATCCAAAATATTACCAACTACCTACAAGCCAGGAACGAAATTTTATTCTGCCATATGCTAAAAGTTTCGAATCCGAAGCTGGGGCTATGAATAGTTATGTGGACTCTACCGGTCAGTACGCTAGAATAACTACATTTATGAAAGATGTAGGCACTGAAGAAATGGAACGAATAGAAGCCAATCTCGCTCCAAAATTAGAGAAATTATTTCCTAAAGATCGTTATGAAGTAACTTTTACGGGCAAAGCACTAATCTTCCAGAAAGGAACAACATATTTAGTATGGAATCTTATATTCTCTTTAGGATTAGCTATTATACTAATAGCACTATTTATGGCTTGGATGTTTAGATCAGTTAAAATGATTGTTATATCATTAATACCTAACCTACTTCCTTTATTAATGACTGCTGGCTTAATGGGATTCTTAGGAGTTCCTATAAAACCATCAACGATATTAGTTTTTAGTATCGCTTTTGGTATCTCTGTAGATGACACTATACATTTCTTAGCAAAATATCGACAAGAACTAAAATCTAATCACTGGAGAATTCGTAAATCGGTTTTTGCCGCATTAAAAGAAACCGGAGTTAGCATGTTTTACACTTCTACTGTTTTATTCTTTGGTTTCTCAGTATTTATGATTTCGAGTTTTGGAGGAACCAAAGCTTTAGGTGGATTAGTTTCTGCAACGTTATTATTTGCAATGTTAGCTAATTTATTATTATTGCCATCATTATTACTTTCTTTAGAAAGAAGTATCGCGAACAAAAAGACATTGAAGGAGCCTGCATTAAAAATTATTGCAAGTGACGATGATGATGAACTTACCGAGGAAGAAGAAAAGCAATAA
- a CDS encoding helix-turn-helix domain-containing protein — protein sequence MSFFGKNIKKIRSVKSLSQQAFAELFDLKRGTLGAYEEGRSEPKIDTIIKIANYFSIEIDKLLTGELTVNELLKFKGDLTTYAQDLKREQFASIPCITESTSSEYISLYDKTNFIKELPTIQLPVNPSKEFRGYTVLNLEMTNHDQGFYPKDIVIGEKVPSDVIKKLNNGTLVVALTDAKLIFRRLYITKNSVVLRADHKNIDDDEYPISEIKEMWRVRYVFCKRIPEFADGMEGKLQMIEQELLRMKEKLG from the coding sequence ATGTCATTTTTTGGAAAAAATATTAAAAAAATTAGAAGTGTTAAAAGTTTAAGTCAACAAGCTTTTGCGGAGCTTTTTGATCTTAAACGCGGTACATTAGGGGCTTACGAAGAGGGAAGGAGTGAGCCCAAAATAGATACCATTATAAAAATAGCTAATTATTTTAGCATAGAAATAGATAAATTACTAACCGGTGAACTAACCGTAAATGAACTATTAAAGTTTAAAGGAGATCTTACTACCTATGCACAAGATTTAAAACGTGAGCAATTTGCTTCGATTCCTTGTATTACCGAAAGTACATCTAGTGAGTATATATCTTTATATGATAAGACGAATTTCATAAAAGAATTGCCTACTATTCAGTTACCAGTAAATCCATCCAAAGAGTTTAGGGGGTATACTGTTCTGAACTTAGAAATGACCAATCATGATCAAGGGTTTTATCCTAAAGACATTGTTATCGGAGAGAAAGTGCCTTCTGATGTTATTAAAAAACTAAATAATGGAACATTGGTAGTTGCATTAACTGATGCAAAGTTAATTTTTAGAAGATTATATATCACTAAGAATAGCGTGGTGTTACGTGCAGATCATAAAAATATTGATGATGATGAATATCCTATTTCTGAAATTAAAGAAATGTGGAGGGTGCGATATGTATTTTGTAAACGTATTCCTGAATTTGCAGATGGAATGGAGGGGAAATTACAAATGATCGAGCAAGAATTACTTAGAATGAAAGAGAAGTTAGGTTAG
- a CDS encoding LytTR family DNA-binding domain-containing protein: MNILILEDEIPAYQKLTSSLSTFFKEQITHDWSRTVADGTTFLNNNKYDFILSDIQLLDGTSFDLFDTVEVECPIVFCSAHDEYLFQAFNTNGVAYILKPYSQHDFKKALEKYQSLFKQGAYNPLDRTTINVLKSAIQEEQVKYKKRFVIKRAKGIQLLNVTDISLIAASGDFCIATDLNGKTHPVLEKIGVITEQLNPKKFFRINRSQILHIEYIETIENHFKNRLLIKLKGVKEKVMTSSATTSEFRKWIEE, from the coding sequence ATGAATATTTTAATTTTAGAGGACGAAATTCCTGCATATCAAAAATTGACATCAAGTTTGAGTACTTTTTTTAAAGAGCAAATTACTCATGACTGGTCCCGTACTGTTGCAGATGGAACCACATTTCTGAATAATAACAAATATGATTTTATATTATCCGATATCCAATTATTAGATGGTACTTCGTTTGATTTGTTCGATACAGTAGAAGTGGAGTGTCCTATAGTTTTTTGTTCAGCACATGATGAATATTTGTTTCAGGCTTTTAACACCAATGGTGTGGCATATATTTTAAAACCATATTCACAGCATGATTTTAAGAAAGCTTTAGAAAAGTATCAATCCTTATTCAAACAAGGTGCTTATAATCCATTAGACCGTACTACAATTAATGTGCTAAAATCTGCAATACAGGAGGAGCAGGTGAAATACAAAAAACGTTTTGTAATTAAACGAGCAAAAGGAATACAGTTATTAAATGTTACTGATATAAGTCTGATCGCAGCATCCGGAGATTTTTGCATTGCTACAGATCTAAATGGAAAAACACATCCGGTTTTAGAAAAAATAGGAGTTATAACGGAACAGCTAAACCCTAAAAAATTCTTTAGAATTAATAGAAGTCAGATTCTTCATATTGAATATATCGAAACGATTGAAAATCATTTTAAAAATAGATTGCTTATAAAATTGAAAGGTGTAAAGGAAAAGGTAATGACAAGTTCTGCTACTACATCAGAGTTCCGGAAATGGATAGAAGAGTAG
- a CDS encoding serine hydrolase — translation MRNFVKKFSVIVLIGYLITSCTSVDNDSVDSYLGFDIPKDSLDAFITSKMAEYKIPGISIAIINEGEVVYYKTQGYANAEEKLPITEQTIFEGASISKPVFGFFVMTFVEEGVLDLDKPLYQYMEYPDIAYDERYKKITTRMALSHQTGFQNWREDDKDNTLKIQFEPGTDYFYSGEGYQYVTQVLKHILNVDDAGLEAEFQKRIGKPMGLDHTVYIQNEYTRKHKAEPYDEDNNRVDWENNYWVKKEDGIFSAPASIHSESMDFSKWMIAVMNEEILSEDSYEELLKPHSKVPFDDFDVRYTLGFANLKVPFTNIYSHGGNNIGFTSWFLLDTKKDWGYVLFTNSEYGEQIGQDMFFYLLADPGSTKLYMTIGVLSILLILVIVFFVKWVIRRVRKRKN, via the coding sequence ATGAGAAATTTTGTAAAAAAGTTTAGTGTTATTGTGCTGATTGGTTACTTAATTACCAGTTGTACTTCTGTAGATAATGATTCAGTTGATAGTTATTTAGGTTTTGACATTCCAAAGGATTCTTTAGATGCTTTTATTACATCCAAAATGGCTGAATATAAAATTCCGGGGATTTCTATTGCTATCATTAATGAAGGAGAAGTTGTTTATTATAAAACACAAGGATACGCTAATGCAGAAGAAAAGTTACCAATAACAGAGCAAACTATTTTCGAAGGCGCTTCTATATCAAAACCCGTATTTGGTTTTTTTGTAATGACATTTGTAGAAGAGGGTGTTCTCGATTTGGATAAGCCATTATATCAGTACATGGAGTATCCGGATATTGCTTACGATGAACGTTATAAAAAAATAACGACACGTATGGCATTAAGTCATCAAACGGGTTTTCAGAATTGGCGAGAAGATGATAAGGATAATACGCTGAAAATTCAATTCGAACCAGGAACCGATTATTTCTATTCAGGAGAAGGGTATCAATATGTAACGCAAGTTTTAAAACATATTCTAAATGTAGATGATGCAGGTTTAGAGGCAGAATTTCAGAAAAGAATAGGAAAACCAATGGGCTTGGATCATACAGTTTACATTCAGAATGAGTATACCAGAAAACACAAGGCAGAACCTTATGATGAAGATAACAATCGGGTGGATTGGGAGAATAACTATTGGGTTAAGAAAGAAGATGGTATATTTTCAGCGCCAGCTTCTATACATTCCGAATCCATGGATTTTTCTAAATGGATGATTGCTGTAATGAATGAAGAAATTTTATCTGAGGATAGTTATGAAGAATTATTAAAACCACATTCTAAAGTGCCTTTTGATGATTTTGACGTGAGATATACATTGGGGTTTGCAAATTTAAAAGTGCCGTTTACGAATATATATAGTCATGGAGGTAATAACATCGGATTTACTAGTTGGTTTCTTTTAGACACGAAAAAAGATTGGGGATATGTGCTATTTACTAATTCTGAGTATGGTGAACAAATAGGGCAGGATATGTTTTTCTATTTATTAGCTGATCCGGGTAGTACAAAATTATATATGACTATAGGTGTCTTGTCGATTTTACTTATTCTTGTGATAGTATTTTTTGTAAAATGGGTTATAAGACGTGTAAGAAAACGTAAAAATTAA
- a CDS encoding ankyrin repeat domain-containing protein: MNTIFDAIRSENLEAVEGFLDKDKDLIHIKDQRGSTPLLLSTYYGFMEITKLILSYKPDVNAKDASGNTALMGVCFKGYYEIAELLIASGADVNIKSYNEATALIFAANFGQKEIMQLLIKNGADVTAQDNNGQTVAMHAKNQGIDFSELLNVSK, translated from the coding sequence ATGAATACAATTTTTGATGCAATCAGATCTGAAAACTTAGAAGCCGTAGAAGGCTTTCTTGATAAGGACAAAGATTTGATACATATAAAGGATCAAAGAGGCTCTACACCACTTTTACTTTCTACGTATTATGGGTTTATGGAGATTACGAAACTGATTCTTAGTTACAAACCTGATGTTAATGCAAAGGATGCTTCTGGAAATACCGCATTGATGGGTGTTTGTTTCAAAGGATATTATGAAATAGCAGAATTATTGATCGCATCAGGTGCTGATGTCAATATCAAGAGTTATAACGAAGCTACTGCATTGATTTTTGCAGCTAATTTTGGTCAGAAAGAGATTATGCAGTTACTTATAAAGAACGGTGCGGATGTTACTGCGCAAGACAATAATGGACAGACAGTAGCAATGCACGCGAAAAACCAAGGGATCGATTTTTCTGAACTATTGAATGTTAGCAAGTGA
- a CDS encoding molecular chaperone Tir, with product MQDHFQQVKDYLLKLNFYITHENRKDGIIMISKENEGIKNLILGVALPILIIEQHIFNIKNKNELVYRSLLQKNRDIVHGAFVLDETGEKVIFRDTLQLENLDLNELEGTLNSLGLLLSEYSQQIINFSKY from the coding sequence ATGCAAGATCATTTCCAACAGGTGAAAGATTATTTACTGAAGCTTAATTTCTACATAACCCACGAAAACAGAAAAGATGGAATTATAATGATCAGTAAAGAAAATGAAGGGATTAAAAACCTAATTCTTGGTGTAGCATTACCAATTTTAATTATAGAACAACATATTTTTAATATCAAAAACAAAAATGAACTAGTATATCGCAGTTTACTTCAGAAAAACCGAGATATAGTTCACGGAGCATTTGTTCTTGATGAAACCGGGGAAAAAGTAATCTTTAGAGATACCTTACAATTAGAAAACCTGGACCTAAATGAACTAGAAGGAACCTTAAATTCTTTAGGTCTATTATTGAGTGAATACTCGCAACAAATTATAAATTTTTCAAAATATTAA
- a CDS encoding sensor histidine kinase: protein MDTRLNKSDYILIAIIYAVSAIFNCIDYYRSENVLIEYLIDIPLSVVLSFVIILIFMYWLIPNYIVKEKKYVQFVVFGLITLCFFGAIDYLVGYWTGNGDWNKFPKWYDFLLQSFFRLSEDAGFVFGILLAKKFYEGQAQFFNVQKQQKENELKLLRSQIDPHFLFNNLNTLDALIDGDTIKAKEYINRLSLIYRYLIRTKDAEVMELSEEIAFAENYIFLIETRFGNDYDFQIKREMSFTDKFIPTGSIQALLENVVKHNKTEQMNTIRVVVSIEEDWLTVMNTKTKIQSREESFGTGLKNLRARYKLLSDQEVQVINTESKFKVSIPILKLSNES, encoded by the coding sequence ATGGACACTAGATTAAATAAATCGGATTATATCTTAATTGCTATTATCTATGCGGTTTCTGCCATTTTTAATTGTATCGACTATTACCGTTCAGAAAATGTTCTTATAGAGTATCTTATAGATATACCATTGTCAGTTGTTCTTTCTTTTGTAATCATATTAATTTTCATGTACTGGCTAATTCCAAACTATATAGTAAAGGAGAAAAAATATGTTCAATTTGTTGTTTTTGGTCTTATTACTTTATGTTTTTTTGGAGCTATAGATTATTTGGTAGGATATTGGACAGGAAATGGGGATTGGAATAAATTTCCAAAGTGGTACGATTTTTTATTACAGAGTTTCTTTCGACTTTCCGAGGACGCTGGTTTTGTATTTGGTATTTTATTAGCCAAAAAGTTTTATGAAGGTCAAGCTCAGTTTTTTAATGTACAAAAACAGCAAAAGGAGAATGAGTTGAAGTTATTAAGGTCTCAGATAGACCCTCATTTTTTATTTAATAATCTCAATACATTAGATGCACTCATTGATGGCGATACTATAAAAGCCAAAGAATACATTAATCGTTTGTCGTTAATTTATCGTTATTTGATTCGAACTAAAGATGCTGAGGTGATGGAGCTTTCTGAGGAAATTGCCTTTGCGGAGAATTATATTTTTTTAATAGAAACCAGATTTGGTAATGATTATGATTTTCAGATTAAGAGAGAGATGTCGTTTACAGATAAGTTCATTCCTACCGGATCAATTCAGGCACTGCTAGAAAATGTTGTGAAACACAATAAAACTGAGCAAATGAATACTATTAGGGTAGTAGTTAGTATAGAGGAGGATTGGTTAACAGTAATGAATACTAAAACCAAAATTCAATCTAGAGAAGAATCTTTTGGAACGGGTTTAAAGAATTTGAGAGCACGTTACAAATTATTATCTGATCAAGAAGTACAGGTTATAAATACGGAATCAAAATTTAAAGTTTCTATTCCGATTTTGAAATTAAGCAATGAATCTTAA
- a CDS encoding outer membrane beta-barrel protein, with translation MSAQNGITGNVTDQNNEPLVFANVILYKDKTETAILAMATSEKGTYFFENIKAGTYRIEVSMLGYETKVSETFSFSNDAQELSMDFVLQSEQLDEVLITYKKPIIKQTAEKLIVDIEKSEMINTNLQDVMKKVPGVIVTNGNLSYGGQGNIRILINGKTTDYMDVSSLLREMPADNIARVELIQQPGAEYDAEGSGPIVNIILKKNVKLGTHGSIKSTIGYVNDFTYGTSASVASYKNKLNWQASAGYNRSSWREDLIISRQVLDETYNQTSISPYDPETFRISGGFDYYVNDKNTIGLNANRIQSLSDRVTKNNTTITNGVSSVELLTDNSYDRDRVTYTFNPYYEYDDKKNKVTLDFSYIDYTFENENNLFKTEVSPVEYDNQRYFQNADYEIFTYQGDYKRTQSDNFSWAAGAKYSEVNSDSDLQALTENDQGEFVNNVNQSNQFLIDENILAIYSKFNAKYNKWSFSGGLRWEESDTEGTSVTQNETRSRKISKLFPSLSLGREIMEELGVNVAYSYRIQRPSYSSLNSFVYYYDPFTFEEGNPNLKPAFTNSFRFNLTYDDQPFFSVSYRQTKDALFEIITQNDTSAETSRSVINLAENNNFTASLFGPLDFIKGLDGYTGVIVNYNEYKSERLTPALDVSQWSLTWYTSAEYKLPWGINSEISGYYSTGGLEGQIEYKWIAGIDVAVSKKFMNDRLKVSLEFEEILNRKFLGTINYDNVNATIVNDWPRQNIFLQLNYNFGSKFSKKKKRNNVSEEEQDRIDDKN, from the coding sequence ATGAGCGCACAGAACGGCATTACAGGGAATGTTACCGATCAAAACAATGAACCTTTGGTTTTTGCCAATGTGATTTTATACAAAGACAAAACTGAAACAGCAATTTTAGCGATGGCTACCAGTGAAAAAGGAACTTATTTTTTCGAAAATATTAAAGCAGGGACTTACCGAATCGAAGTATCAATGTTGGGATATGAAACAAAGGTTTCAGAAACGTTTAGCTTTAGCAATGATGCACAAGAACTATCTATGGATTTTGTATTACAATCCGAGCAGTTGGACGAAGTTTTAATTACGTATAAGAAACCAATTATTAAGCAAACTGCCGAGAAATTAATTGTAGATATCGAAAAATCCGAAATGATCAATACCAATCTACAAGATGTAATGAAGAAGGTACCTGGAGTAATTGTGACTAATGGTAATTTAAGTTATGGAGGGCAAGGAAACATACGAATACTCATTAATGGTAAAACAACGGATTATATGGATGTTTCGTCTCTGTTACGAGAAATGCCCGCAGATAATATAGCAAGAGTAGAACTTATACAGCAACCAGGAGCTGAATACGATGCGGAAGGTTCAGGTCCTATAGTTAATATCATTTTAAAGAAAAACGTGAAATTGGGAACTCACGGAAGTATAAAAAGTACAATTGGGTATGTTAATGACTTTACTTATGGAACCAGTGCGTCTGTTGCTAGCTACAAAAACAAACTGAATTGGCAAGCTAGTGCTGGATATAATAGATCTTCTTGGAGAGAAGATTTAATAATTTCCAGACAAGTATTGGATGAGACTTATAATCAAACATCAATTTCTCCATATGATCCAGAGACGTTTAGAATAAGTGGTGGTTTTGATTATTATGTCAATGATAAAAATACTATTGGTTTAAATGCAAATAGAATTCAGTCGCTTTCAGATCGAGTCACGAAAAATAATACAACCATTACTAATGGAGTTTCGTCAGTAGAATTGCTGACAGACAATAGTTATGATAGAGATAGAGTGACGTATACCTTTAATCCCTATTATGAGTACGATGATAAGAAGAATAAAGTAACACTAGATTTTAGCTACATCGATTATACCTTTGAAAATGAGAATAATTTATTCAAGACTGAAGTAAGTCCGGTTGAATACGATAATCAACGATATTTTCAAAATGCTGATTATGAAATTTTTACGTATCAAGGAGATTATAAAAGAACACAGAGTGATAATTTTAGTTGGGCGGCAGGAGCAAAATATTCAGAAGTAAATTCTGATAGTGATTTACAAGCGTTAACAGAGAATGATCAGGGTGAGTTTGTAAATAATGTAAATCAAAGTAATCAATTTTTGATAGATGAGAATATTCTAGCAATTTACTCAAAGTTTAATGCGAAATATAATAAATGGTCGTTCTCCGGAGGGCTACGTTGGGAAGAAAGTGATACAGAAGGTACTTCGGTTACACAGAATGAAACAAGATCAAGAAAGATTTCTAAATTGTTTCCCAGTCTAAGTTTAGGAAGGGAAATAATGGAAGAGTTAGGGGTCAATGTAGCTTATAGTTATCGAATTCAAAGACCTTCATATAGTTCTCTAAATTCCTTTGTATACTATTATGATCCTTTTACTTTTGAAGAAGGAAATCCAAACCTAAAACCTGCTTTCACTAATAGTTTTCGTTTTAACCTAACCTATGATGATCAGCCTTTTTTTAGTGTAAGTTATAGGCAAACGAAAGATGCATTATTCGAAATTATAACTCAGAATGATACTTCTGCAGAAACCTCTCGTTCTGTAATCAATCTTGCCGAAAATAATAATTTTACTGCTAGTCTATTTGGTCCATTAGATTTTATTAAAGGATTGGATGGATATACAGGAGTAATCGTGAATTATAATGAATATAAATCAGAACGATTAACTCCAGCTTTGGATGTATCGCAATGGAGTTTGACCTGGTATACAAGTGCAGAATATAAATTACCTTGGGGTATAAACTCAGAAATCTCAGGGTATTATTCTACTGGTGGATTAGAAGGACAAATAGAATATAAATGGATAGCGGGAATTGATGTTGCTGTAAGTAAGAAATTTATGAATGATCGCTTAAAGGTGAGTCTTGAATTTGAAGAAATTCTGAATAGAAAATTCTTAGGAACTATAAATTATGATAATGTAAATGCAACAATCGTAAATGATTGGCCACGACAAAATATTTTTCTTCAGTTGAATTATAATTTTGGATCTAAGTTTAGTAAAAAGAAAAAGAGGAATAATGTTTCTGAAGAGGAGCAGGATAGAATAGATGATAAAAACTAA
- the asnS gene encoding asparagine--tRNA ligase → MKHTKVIEALQSDKLLQPITVKGWVRSFRNDRFIAINDGSTIKNIQCVIEDNTIDTAIANKISVGAALSITGTLTESEGKGQRVEIKVTSVEIEGEADPEELKLTILSPKRHSLEKLREQAHLRVRTNTFGAIMRMRSKLSFAIHEYFQKNDFYYVHTPVITKSDAEGAGEAFKVTNLDLNNVPKDEHGEVDYKKDFFGGETNLTVSGQLEAETYAMGLGQVYTFGPTFRAENSNTSRHLAEFWMVEPEVAFCDLDGNMDLAEDFIKYVIQFVLDNCQDDLEFLENRLVQEDKQKPQAERAEMLLRDKLKFVLENNFKRVSYTEAIEILKNSKPNKKKKFKFPINEWGADLQSEHERFLVEKHFKCPVILFDYPADIKSFYMRLNEDGKTVRAMDILFPGIGEIVGGSQREERLDVLKEKMAALNIPEEELWWYLDTRRFGTCKHSGFGLGFERLVLFVTGMGNIRDVIPYPRTPLNAEF, encoded by the coding sequence ATGAAACATACCAAAGTAATAGAGGCATTACAGAGTGATAAACTTTTACAGCCTATCACAGTAAAAGGATGGGTTCGTTCTTTTCGTAACGACCGCTTCATAGCTATAAATGATGGGTCTACCATCAAAAATATTCAATGTGTCATTGAAGATAATACTATTGATACCGCTATTGCTAATAAAATAAGTGTTGGCGCAGCTCTTTCTATTACTGGTACGCTTACAGAAAGTGAAGGAAAAGGACAAAGAGTAGAGATTAAAGTTACTAGTGTTGAAATAGAAGGTGAAGCTGATCCAGAAGAATTAAAATTAACAATCCTTTCTCCTAAACGTCATAGCTTAGAAAAACTAAGAGAGCAAGCACATTTAAGAGTTCGCACAAATACTTTTGGAGCTATTATGCGCATGAGATCAAAATTGTCATTCGCCATACACGAGTACTTCCAGAAAAATGACTTTTATTATGTACATACTCCTGTAATTACTAAAAGTGATGCAGAAGGAGCTGGAGAAGCTTTTAAAGTAACAAATTTAGATCTTAACAACGTTCCTAAAGATGAGCATGGTGAGGTAGATTATAAGAAAGATTTTTTTGGTGGTGAAACCAACTTAACAGTTTCTGGACAATTGGAAGCAGAAACCTATGCAATGGGATTAGGTCAAGTATACACTTTTGGCCCAACATTTAGAGCAGAAAACTCTAATACTTCGCGTCACTTAGCCGAATTCTGGATGGTAGAGCCAGAAGTTGCTTTTTGTGATCTAGATGGCAATATGGATCTTGCAGAAGATTTTATAAAGTATGTGATCCAGTTTGTTCTAGATAATTGTCAGGATGATCTAGAGTTTTTAGAAAACAGACTCGTTCAGGAAGATAAACAAAAACCTCAGGCAGAAAGAGCAGAAATGCTACTTAGAGATAAACTAAAGTTCGTTTTAGAGAATAACTTTAAACGAGTAAGCTATACAGAAGCTATAGAAATACTTAAAAACTCTAAACCAAATAAGAAAAAGAAATTTAAATTCCCGATTAACGAATGGGGGGCTGATTTACAAAGTGAACATGAACGCTTTTTAGTTGAAAAGCATTTTAAGTGTCCAGTAATATTATTTGATTATCCCGCGGATATTAAGTCTTTTTACATGAGACTTAACGAAGATGGAAAAACAGTGAGAGCGATGGATATTCTTTTTCCAGGTATTGGAGAGATTGTAGGAGGTTCTCAGCGTGAAGAGCGACTTGATGTTCTTAAAGAAAAAATGGCCGCGTTAAACATACCAGAAGAAGAATTATGGTGGTATCTGGATACACGACGTTTCGGTACTTGTAAACATAGTGGTTTCGGATTAGGTTTTGAAAGATTGGTATTATTCGTTACTGGTATGGGTAATATTCGTGATGTAATTCCTTATCCAAGAACTCCATTAAATGCTGAATTCTAA